One genomic region from Anaerobacillus sp. CMMVII encodes:
- the prsW gene encoding glutamic-type intramembrane protease PrsW — MFSIIFASLAPSLSLLCFFYLKDKYNSEPLGMVLRSFIFGVLLVFPVLVIQYAFKEEGLLLTPISQAFISAGLFEEFFKWFILFYIAYKHAEFNQHYDGIVYGVSVSLGFATMENVFYLLAYGVDQAFVRALLPVSSHALFGVIMGYYLGKAKFSHQKQRRKLLVLSFIIPWLLHGTYDYILYVQRYWVYMMLPFMIFLWWLALKKVKLANKTTSKKLSGK, encoded by the coding sequence ATGTTTAGTATCATTTTTGCAAGTTTGGCTCCTAGTCTATCTCTACTTTGTTTTTTTTATCTAAAAGATAAATACAATTCTGAGCCCCTTGGAATGGTATTACGAAGCTTTATCTTTGGGGTTTTATTAGTATTTCCTGTCCTTGTAATCCAATATGCCTTTAAGGAAGAAGGGTTATTATTAACCCCGATTTCACAGGCTTTTATCTCTGCTGGGTTATTTGAGGAATTTTTTAAATGGTTTATTTTATTTTATATTGCCTATAAACACGCCGAATTTAATCAGCACTATGATGGGATTGTTTATGGAGTGAGTGTTTCTTTAGGCTTTGCGACAATGGAAAATGTCTTTTATTTATTAGCTTATGGTGTTGATCAAGCGTTTGTCCGTGCTTTATTGCCAGTCTCAAGCCATGCTTTATTTGGGGTTATAATGGGTTATTATTTAGGAAAGGCAAAATTTAGTCATCAAAAACAGAGGAGAAAGCTCTTGGTACTCTCTTTTATCATCCCTTGGTTATTACACGGTACGTATGATTATATTCTATATGTTCAACGATACTGGGTGTACATGATGCTACCGTTTATGATTTTTTTATGGTGGTTGGCCTTAAAAAAAGTAAAGCTAGCTAATAAAACAACCTCAAAAAAACTCTCGGGAAAGTGA
- a CDS encoding 2-oxoacid:acceptor oxidoreductase family protein, translating to MLHEIIIAGFGGQGVMSMGQLLAYAGMIEDLHVSWLPSYGPEQRGGTANVSVIISDEPVGSPVIQNPTVAIVLNKPSFQKFEQTVRPGGVLIVNKSIIDLKSTREDITIIEVPATEIATEIGSVRVANSVILGAFLEYSRAVSKESVIESLKKVLSERKQYLIPANEEALNKGGALVQRIHLNKSAI from the coding sequence ATGTTACATGAGATCATAATTGCAGGTTTTGGTGGTCAAGGAGTCATGTCAATGGGGCAGTTATTAGCTTATGCAGGGATGATTGAGGACCTTCACGTGTCGTGGTTACCATCCTATGGACCTGAACAACGTGGTGGAACCGCTAATGTCTCGGTAATTATTAGTGATGAGCCTGTTGGGTCACCAGTCATTCAAAATCCCACTGTTGCAATTGTTTTAAATAAACCTTCTTTCCAAAAATTTGAGCAAACAGTACGACCAGGAGGAGTACTCATTGTTAATAAGTCAATTATTGATTTAAAGAGTACTCGTGAAGATATAACAATTATTGAAGTACCTGCTACTGAAATTGCAACCGAAATCGGTAGTGTTCGTGTCGCAAACTCAGTCATTTTGGGAGCTTTTCTAGAATATTCTCGAGCCGTTTCCAAAGAGTCTGTAATCGAATCGCTTAAAAAAGTTTTGTCGGAAAGAAAGCAATACCTAATCCCAGCTAACGAAGAAGCCTTAAATAAAGGTGGGGCATTAGTACAAAGGATTCATTTAAATAAATCAGCAATTTAA
- a CDS encoding transketolase C-terminal domain-containing protein, with protein sequence MQLNDINLENHNYTLQKKYEEIKQNEARFDTYRTEDAEYFVVAYGTVSRICKNVIDAARKQGIKVGMIRPITLWPFPEQPFVEYRELAKSFLTVEMNTGQMVEDVRLAVNGRAPVSFFGRTGGVIPSQSEILEAIINLAGGEQ encoded by the coding sequence TTGCAGTTAAATGATATTAACTTAGAGAATCACAATTATACATTACAGAAAAAATATGAAGAAATTAAGCAAAACGAGGCACGCTTTGACACATACAGAACCGAAGATGCTGAATATTTCGTAGTTGCCTATGGCACAGTCTCGCGAATTTGTAAAAATGTTATTGATGCTGCAAGAAAACAAGGGATTAAGGTTGGGATGATCAGACCGATAACTTTGTGGCCATTCCCAGAACAACCATTTGTTGAATATCGCGAACTGGCAAAATCATTTCTAACAGTAGAAATGAATACCGGGCAGATGGTAGAAGATGTTCGCCTAGCTGTAAACGGGAGAGCTCCTGTTTCATTTTTTGGTAGAACAGGCGGAGTAATTCCAAGTCAATCAGAAATCTTGGAAGCTATTATCAATTTAGCAGGGGGGGAGCAGTAA
- a CDS encoding D-alanine--D-alanine ligase, with product MKICVLYGGTSAEREVSLSSGKGIIEALKKKNHDVIGIDFQGSKDCLQKIMNLDVDLFFIGLHGRLGEDGRIQGMLDLLQIPYVGSNVLGSALAMDKARSKKMFALKGIRVANEKLVEKHLFIEKDFSHELAYPVVVKPNHEGSTIGLTIAKNETELMDGIKSAFIHDDVVLLEEFISGQEVTVAVMGNKGDVKALPVVEIVPKNAYYDYESKYAPGMSEHIVPARVSDEITKLLQEQAVLAHIALGCDVYSRVDFIVPHNGEKPVILEVNTLPGMTPTSLYPDAAREIGLSYEDMIEKLVQLSLKK from the coding sequence ATGAAAATTTGCGTGCTTTATGGTGGGACATCTGCTGAAAGAGAAGTATCGTTATCGAGTGGAAAAGGAATAATTGAAGCGTTAAAGAAAAAAAACCATGATGTGATTGGAATCGATTTTCAAGGGTCAAAAGATTGCTTACAAAAAATCATGAATTTAGATGTTGATCTTTTTTTTATTGGCTTACATGGTCGACTTGGAGAAGACGGTAGAATTCAAGGAATGTTAGACTTATTGCAAATCCCATATGTTGGCTCAAATGTACTTGGTTCTGCGTTAGCAATGGATAAGGCTAGATCGAAAAAAATGTTTGCTCTAAAAGGAATTCGAGTGGCAAATGAGAAGCTCGTTGAAAAGCATTTATTCATTGAAAAGGACTTTTCTCATGAATTAGCTTATCCTGTTGTAGTTAAGCCGAATCATGAGGGTTCAACCATTGGATTAACGATTGCAAAAAATGAAACGGAACTAATGGATGGGATTAAGTCAGCGTTTATACACGATGATGTTGTCCTTTTAGAAGAGTTTATTTCAGGTCAAGAGGTAACAGTAGCAGTAATGGGCAATAAGGGTGATGTGAAAGCACTACCAGTTGTAGAAATCGTTCCGAAAAATGCGTATTATGACTATGAGTCTAAATACGCACCTGGCATGAGTGAGCATATTGTTCCTGCTAGAGTTAGTGATGAGATTACTAAATTATTACAAGAACAAGCTGTTCTCGCGCATATTGCATTAGGTTGCGATGTCTATTCTCGAGTTGATTTCATTGTTCCACATAATGGGGAGAAGCCGGTCATTTTAGAGGTTAATACTTTACCTGGAATGACACCGACAAGCCTTTACCCTGATGCTGCTAGAGAGATTGGTTTGTCTTATGAAGATATGATTGAAAAGTTAGTTCAATTATCCTTAAAAAAATAA
- a CDS encoding genetic competence negative regulator — MRLERLNYDKIKIFLTFDDLSERGITKEEMWQDIPKVHQLFRDMMLEASDELGFEADGPIAIEVFSLPAQGMVVIVTKSKKDDDIDEEFDDGFIEMQVTLDESEEIIYEFQSIEDVISLSPRLIGFGVPTGSLLHFENHYFLTFEEKDLFGVDMDAFIALLSEYGNPSTITIYRLVEYAKEIIECNAIEKIYQTFYK, encoded by the coding sequence ATGCGCTTAGAAAGGCTTAATTATGATAAAATAAAAATCTTTCTTACCTTTGATGATCTCAGTGAACGAGGCATTACTAAAGAAGAAATGTGGCAAGATATCCCAAAGGTTCATCAGCTTTTCAGGGATATGATGCTTGAAGCTAGTGATGAACTAGGGTTTGAAGCTGATGGACCGATTGCTATAGAAGTGTTTTCACTACCAGCTCAAGGGATGGTTGTGATCGTCACAAAATCCAAAAAAGATGATGATATAGACGAAGAATTCGATGATGGGTTTATTGAAATGCAAGTAACGTTAGATGAAAGTGAAGAAATTATTTATGAATTTCAAAGTATCGAGGATGTTATTTCTTTATCGCCAAGATTAATAGGTTTTGGTGTACCTACAGGAAGCTTACTACATTTTGAAAACCACTATTTCTTAACATTTGAAGAAAAAGACTTATTTGGAGTCGATATGGATGCGTTTATTGCCCTTCTATCCGAATACGGCAATCCATCGACGATTACCATTTATCGATTAGTTGAATACGCTAAAGAGATTATTGAATGTAACGCGATTGAAAAAATATATCAAACTTTTTATAAATAA
- a CDS encoding Glu/Leu/Phe/Val dehydrogenase, which translates to MGSNTDNNHESTDVLKSTQTVIKLALDKLGYSDEVYELMKEPLRLLTVRIPVRMDDDSIKIFTGYRAQHNDAVGPTKGGVRFHPNVSEKEVKALSIWMSLKAGIVDLPYGGGKGGIICDPREMSFRELERLSRGYVRAISQIVGPTKDIPAPDVFTNSQIMAWMMDEYSRIKEFDSPGFITGKPIVLGGSHGRESATAKGVTICIREAAKKRGISIEGARVVIQGFGNAGSFLAKFMHDAGAKVIGISDAYGALHDPEGLDIDYLLDRRDSFGTVTKLFKDTITNKELLELDCDILVPAAIENQITEENVNNIKAKIVVEAANGPTTLEATKVLTERGILLVPDVLASAGGVTVSYFEWVQNNQGFYWTEEEVEEKLEKVMVTSFNNVYNLSESRKVDMRLAAYMVGVRKMAEASRFRGWI; encoded by the coding sequence ATGGGAAGCAACACTGATAATAATCATGAATCTACAGATGTTTTAAAATCAACACAAACTGTAATTAAGCTTGCACTAGATAAGTTAGGTTATTCAGACGAAGTATATGAACTAATGAAAGAACCATTAAGATTGTTAACAGTTCGAATTCCGGTTCGAATGGATGATGATTCGATTAAAATATTCACAGGATATCGTGCTCAACATAATGATGCGGTTGGTCCTACAAAAGGTGGCGTTCGTTTTCATCCGAATGTTTCAGAAAAAGAAGTAAAGGCACTCTCAATCTGGATGAGTTTAAAGGCGGGGATTGTTGATTTACCTTATGGTGGTGGAAAAGGTGGAATTATTTGTGATCCACGTGAAATGTCGTTCCGTGAACTTGAACGCTTAAGTCGTGGATATGTACGAGCTATAAGCCAGATCGTAGGGCCAACGAAAGATATTCCTGCACCAGATGTTTTCACAAACTCACAAATCATGGCTTGGATGATGGATGAATATAGCAGAATTAAAGAGTTTGACTCCCCTGGTTTTATTACAGGTAAACCAATTGTACTAGGGGGTTCACACGGTAGAGAATCAGCAACGGCAAAGGGTGTTACAATTTGCATTCGTGAAGCTGCGAAAAAGAGAGGCATCTCGATTGAGGGAGCTCGGGTAGTTATTCAAGGATTTGGTAATGCTGGTAGCTTTTTGGCAAAATTTATGCACGATGCTGGAGCAAAAGTAATTGGTATTTCAGATGCATATGGTGCTCTTCATGATCCAGAAGGATTAGACATTGATTACTTACTAGATCGTCGTGATAGCTTTGGAACAGTGACAAAACTATTTAAAGATACAATAACGAATAAAGAGTTATTAGAATTAGATTGCGACATTTTAGTTCCTGCAGCAATCGAAAATCAAATCACAGAAGAGAATGTAAATAACATTAAAGCAAAAATAGTTGTAGAAGCAGCCAATGGTCCAACAACATTGGAAGCAACGAAGGTTTTAACTGAGAGAGGAATTCTTCTTGTGCCAGACGTATTAGCTAGTGCTGGTGGCGTGACTGTTTCATACTTTGAATGGGTGCAAAATAACCAAGGTTTCTATTGGACAGAAGAAGAAGTTGAAGAGAAGCTGGAAAAGGTAATGGTTACCTCATTTAATAATGTATATAACCTTTCAGAATCCCGTAAGGTTGATATGCGCTTAGCCGCCTATATGGTCGGTGTACGAAAAATGGCAGAAGCTTCACGTTTTAGAGGTTGGATCTAA
- a CDS encoding thiamine pyrophosphate-dependent enzyme produces the protein MKVVFQKTLGLQDKETHYCPGCTHGIIHRLVGEALEELDVIEDTIGVASVGCSVLSYEYFNCDMTQAAHGRAPAVATGIKRVVPKNRIVFTYQGDGDLASIGMAEIIHAAARGEHFTVIFVNNATYGMTGGQMAPTTLIGQKTATTPLGRDEKIQGAPIRVSEMLATLDSVAYIERVSTHNVANIMKAKKAIKKAFTYQKEGIGFSFVEVLSTCPTNWGLDPEEALKWVEDEMVAYYPLGVKKDRGGAN, from the coding sequence ATGAAGGTCGTTTTTCAAAAAACGTTAGGTCTACAAGATAAGGAGACCCACTACTGTCCAGGGTGTACTCATGGAATCATCCATCGTTTAGTGGGAGAAGCTTTAGAGGAATTGGATGTTATTGAGGACACAATCGGTGTTGCCTCTGTTGGTTGTTCAGTACTTTCCTACGAATATTTTAATTGTGATATGACCCAAGCGGCACATGGTCGTGCTCCTGCTGTAGCAACAGGAATCAAACGTGTCGTCCCTAAGAATAGGATTGTCTTTACGTATCAAGGAGATGGTGATTTAGCTTCGATTGGAATGGCTGAAATTATCCATGCTGCGGCTAGGGGTGAGCACTTCACCGTTATCTTTGTGAATAACGCGACTTATGGTATGACCGGGGGGCAAATGGCTCCAACTACTTTAATTGGCCAAAAAACTGCAACGACACCATTAGGAAGAGATGAAAAAATTCAAGGAGCTCCGATCCGCGTCTCGGAAATGTTAGCTACGCTTGACAGTGTAGCCTATATTGAGCGAGTGTCGACGCATAATGTTGCTAACATCATGAAAGCAAAAAAGGCAATTAAAAAGGCGTTTACTTATCAAAAAGAAGGAATTGGTTTTAGCTTCGTTGAAGTTCTTTCCACCTGTCCAACGAATTGGGGACTAGATCCTGAGGAAGCTTTAAAATGGGTAGAAGATGAAATGGTTGCTTATTACCCGCTGGGAGTTAAGAAAGATCGGGGAGGCGCTAATTAA
- a CDS encoding metallophosphoesterase, whose protein sequence is MGVIVLIMAIGISLLFYMWLEGKKDKITYTELAYPSLPKNFSGIKLFFISDIHQREVSELILDEIKGKIDFIIIGGDLAQKGVPFSRISKNLKALTAIAPTYFVWGNNDYELHRLEFEKLLKDSGVTPLVNQSIVIRDGSESIYLVGVDDYGNHLANLDKALEDYDNGFQILISHNPDIRKEIRCNHQIKLILSGHTHGGQIRVFGWGIAERGGIKKLDKDMFLVISNGYGTNWLPLRLGAPAEVHVITLKKG, encoded by the coding sequence GTGGGAGTCATCGTTTTAATTATGGCTATAGGTATTAGTTTGTTGTTTTATATGTGGCTAGAAGGAAAAAAAGACAAGATAACCTATACAGAGCTTGCATACCCTAGTCTTCCAAAAAACTTCTCTGGAATAAAGCTTTTTTTTATTTCTGATATACATCAGCGTGAGGTTAGTGAATTAATCTTAGACGAGATTAAAGGAAAGATAGATTTCATCATTATTGGTGGGGACCTGGCTCAAAAAGGGGTCCCTTTTTCACGAATCTCGAAAAATTTAAAAGCACTGACTGCAATTGCTCCGACATATTTTGTCTGGGGTAATAATGATTATGAGTTACATCGTTTAGAATTTGAAAAGTTGTTAAAAGACTCAGGAGTCACACCTTTAGTAAATCAATCAATCGTTATTAGGGATGGAAGCGAATCAATTTACCTAGTTGGGGTTGACGATTATGGGAATCATTTGGCTAATCTAGATAAAGCTTTAGAAGATTACGATAATGGCTTTCAAATTCTAATAAGTCATAATCCCGATATTAGAAAAGAAATACGTTGTAATCATCAAATAAAGCTGATTCTTAGTGGTCATACTCATGGTGGACAAATAAGAGTATTTGGTTGGGGAATAGCTGAAAGAGGTGGGATTAAAAAGTTAGATAAGGACATGTTTCTTGTAATTAGTAACGGTTATGGAACGAATTGGCTACCATTAAGGTTAGGTGCCCCAGCTGAGGTTCACGTGATCACATTAAAAAAAGGGTAA
- a CDS encoding MerR family transcriptional regulator, with amino-acid sequence MADDKAKYNIKAISNMLGIQPGTLRAWERRYNIIEPIRNESGHRLYSDEHLAILRWLLDKVNKGFTIGQAVGLLEKGSVNLESQVETQQTNRLQTYAAELRGSLLGFQELRANAILDEAFSMFSVEKVLLEIIAPVLIEIGSLWETDNITVAHEHYASQYLRTRIGMIFNSLQVDPLLPKAIAVCGPNERHELGLLMFTLYLRKKGFEVIYLGTGVPSKDLEQVVNEVKAKYLFLSCTIAENLTETIGVIRDLQKLEPNLNIGLGGHAVKMLPKRKQIEFSENLVGQTIDEWDNWLKNRFGKM; translated from the coding sequence ATGGCAGATGATAAAGCAAAATATAATATAAAAGCAATTTCAAATATGTTAGGAATTCAACCAGGAACTTTGCGTGCTTGGGAACGAAGATATAATATTATTGAACCAATTCGCAATGAATCTGGACATCGATTATACTCTGACGAACATTTGGCAATTTTACGTTGGTTACTCGATAAAGTAAATAAAGGGTTTACGATTGGACAAGCTGTAGGACTCTTAGAAAAAGGTAGTGTGAATTTAGAGTCGCAAGTTGAGACACAGCAAACAAATCGATTACAAACGTATGCTGCTGAATTACGTGGTAGCTTATTAGGGTTCCAAGAATTAAGAGCAAATGCCATTCTAGATGAGGCATTTAGTATGTTTTCGGTGGAGAAAGTTCTTCTTGAAATAATTGCTCCTGTTCTTATTGAGATTGGCTCATTATGGGAAACTGATAATATTACGGTAGCTCATGAACATTATGCATCCCAATATTTAAGAACGAGAATTGGCATGATTTTTAACAGTCTCCAAGTTGATCCGTTGTTACCTAAAGCAATCGCTGTATGTGGACCAAACGAACGGCATGAGCTTGGTTTATTAATGTTTACCTTATATTTGCGAAAAAAGGGTTTCGAAGTTATTTACTTAGGGACAGGTGTCCCTAGCAAAGATTTAGAACAAGTAGTGAATGAGGTAAAGGCAAAGTATCTTTTCTTATCTTGTACCATCGCAGAAAATTTAACGGAAACTATAGGGGTAATTCGTGATCTACAGAAACTAGAACCAAATTTAAATATTGGTTTAGGTGGGCATGCGGTTAAGATGTTACCTAAACGTAAACAAATAGAATTTAGCGAAAATCTTGTTGGACAAACAATTGATGAGTGGGATAATTGGTTAAAAAATAGATTCGGAAAAATGTAA
- a CDS encoding formate--tetrahydrofolate ligase, producing the protein MKEVKSDIEIAQECTMKPIEEIVEQLNVAKDDWEPYGKYKAKISLDVLDRLHNKEDGKVILVTAISPTPAGEGKSTVTVGLGQGLSRIGKNAIIALREPSLGPTMGIKGGAAGGGYSQVVPMEDINLHFTGDFHAITTAHNALAALLDNHIHQGNHLNIDVRRVVWKRVVDLNDRALRQVVIGLGGPIQGVPRETGFDITVASEIMAILCLANNLQDLKERLSKIVVAYNFEQQPVTVKDLGVEGALTLLLKEALKPNLVQTLENTPAIIHGGPFANIAHGCNSIIATKMAAKLGDYVVTEAGFGADLGAEKFLNIKARYANIKPSLVVVVATIRALKMHGGVPKDELKNENVAALERGIDNLLKHIDTIKAFGLPLVVAVNKFITDTDEEVAKLQELCKEHGVEAVLAEVWAKGGEGAEALAQKCVSLIEEEENKFEHLYPLNISIKEKIETIAQKVYGASGVDFSPKAKKQMTQFEKEGWGELPICMAKTQYSLSDNPALLGRPQGFTITIRELRPSVGAGFIVALTGDVMTMPGLPKQPAALRMDVSEDGKAIGLF; encoded by the coding sequence ATGAAGGAAGTAAAATCGGACATAGAAATTGCTCAAGAATGTACAATGAAACCAATTGAAGAGATTGTTGAACAATTAAATGTTGCAAAAGATGATTGGGAGCCTTACGGAAAATATAAGGCGAAAATATCCCTTGATGTTCTCGATCGCCTACATAACAAGGAAGATGGTAAAGTTATTTTAGTTACGGCAATTAGTCCAACACCTGCTGGAGAAGGGAAATCGACAGTAACAGTAGGCCTTGGTCAGGGCTTATCTAGAATTGGCAAAAATGCTATTATCGCATTAAGAGAACCATCTTTAGGTCCTACGATGGGTATTAAAGGTGGCGCAGCAGGTGGTGGCTATTCTCAGGTAGTCCCAATGGAGGATATTAATCTTCACTTTACAGGTGATTTTCATGCAATTACAACTGCGCATAATGCGTTAGCTGCATTACTTGATAACCATATTCACCAAGGTAATCATTTGAATATTGATGTTAGACGAGTTGTTTGGAAACGAGTCGTTGATTTGAATGATCGAGCGCTTAGACAAGTAGTGATCGGTCTTGGTGGTCCGATTCAAGGGGTGCCACGTGAAACCGGCTTTGACATAACGGTTGCTTCTGAAATTATGGCAATCCTCTGTTTGGCTAATAACCTACAAGACTTAAAGGAACGACTTTCAAAAATAGTAGTAGCATATAACTTTGAGCAGCAGCCGGTAACAGTAAAGGATTTAGGAGTTGAAGGTGCGTTAACCTTATTGTTAAAAGAAGCTCTTAAGCCAAACCTAGTACAAACGCTAGAAAATACACCAGCAATAATTCATGGTGGTCCTTTTGCTAATATTGCTCACGGTTGTAACAGTATCATCGCGACAAAAATGGCAGCAAAGCTTGGGGATTATGTCGTTACAGAAGCAGGTTTCGGGGCAGATTTAGGTGCCGAGAAATTCTTAAATATAAAAGCAAGATATGCCAACATCAAACCAAGTTTAGTTGTTGTCGTTGCGACAATTAGAGCTTTGAAAATGCATGGTGGTGTTCCGAAAGATGAACTTAAGAATGAGAATGTTGCTGCATTAGAGCGTGGGATTGACAATTTACTTAAACATATTGATACAATTAAAGCCTTTGGTTTACCACTTGTAGTAGCAGTAAATAAATTTATTACAGATACTGATGAAGAAGTGGCGAAATTACAAGAACTTTGCAAAGAACATGGTGTTGAAGCAGTTCTTGCTGAAGTATGGGCCAAAGGTGGCGAGGGTGCAGAAGCGTTAGCACAAAAGTGTGTGTCATTAATTGAAGAAGAAGAAAATAAATTCGAGCATCTTTATCCGTTAAATATTTCAATTAAAGAAAAAATTGAAACAATCGCTCAAAAGGTATATGGTGCAAGCGGAGTCGATTTCTCTCCTAAAGCCAAAAAGCAAATGACGCAATTTGAAAAAGAAGGTTGGGGGGAGTTGCCAATTTGTATGGCAAAAACCCAGTACTCCTTATCCGATAACCCAGCTCTTCTTGGTCGACCACAAGGATTTACAATTACGATTCGTGAATTACGTCCTTCAGTAGGAGCAGGGTTTATCGTCGCATTAACAGGTGATGTCATGACGATGCCAGGGCTACCAAAACAGCCAGCGGCATTACGCATGGATGTATCAGAAGACGGGAAAGCAATCGGATTATTTTAA
- a CDS encoding asparaginase: MKKVVLLATGGTIASKPNKEGRLVAGELTGNELAKICGIPNDIEVEVISILQKPSMHITIEDLVDIKVKIEQIFEDKAVNGVVITHGTDSLEETAYFLDLTVTDDRPVVITGSQRSPDEIGSDSFINLRHAIYTACNDQLIGVGTVVVFNERIFAAKYVKKEHASNIQGFNAFGFGYLGIIDNDKVYLYQKPTTREVYQIVNRKDLPTVDIIKSYLNADDKFIRAAVAANVNGIVLEGTGRGQVSPLMMNAIIEAVHSGITIVITTASEEGYVYPTYEYLGSAYDLYKAGVILGGDLDSKKARIKLFVLLLANENIVGKFQ; the protein is encoded by the coding sequence ATGAAAAAAGTTGTGTTATTAGCCACTGGAGGAACGATAGCAAGTAAGCCTAATAAGGAAGGTAGACTAGTCGCCGGGGAACTAACAGGAAATGAATTAGCAAAGATATGTGGGATACCAAATGATATAGAAGTAGAAGTAATCTCTATTCTGCAAAAGCCTAGTATGCACATTACCATTGAGGATTTGGTGGATATTAAGGTTAAGATTGAACAAATTTTTGAGGACAAGGCGGTTAATGGAGTGGTGATCACTCATGGGACTGATTCCCTAGAGGAGACTGCCTACTTTTTAGATTTAACCGTAACAGATGATCGCCCAGTAGTCATTACTGGCTCTCAACGGTCTCCAGATGAAATCGGGAGCGATTCATTTATAAATTTACGACATGCCATTTACACTGCGTGTAATGATCAACTTATCGGTGTCGGAACGGTTGTTGTTTTCAATGAACGTATTTTTGCTGCTAAATATGTAAAAAAAGAACATGCCTCAAATATCCAAGGGTTTAATGCATTTGGATTTGGTTATCTAGGAATTATTGACAATGATAAAGTCTATTTATATCAAAAACCGACAACAAGAGAAGTATATCAAATTGTAAATCGAAAAGACTTACCTACAGTAGATATAATCAAGAGCTACCTAAATGCCGATGATAAATTTATCCGGGCTGCGGTTGCTGCCAATGTAAATGGAATTGTCCTTGAAGGAACAGGGAGAGGACAAGTTTCGCCATTAATGATGAACGCGATAATTGAAGCAGTACATAGTGGAATTACTATTGTTATTACGACAGCGAGTGAGGAAGGCTATGTGTATCCGACGTATGAATATCTTGGTAGTGCCTATGATCTTTATAAAGCTGGAGTTATTTTAGGTGGAGATTTGGATAGCAAAAAAGCGCGAATAAAGTTATTTGTTTTGCTATTGGCCAATGAAAATATTGTCGGTAAATTCCAATAG